In Sphaerospermopsis torques-reginae ITEP-024, the genomic window ACCTTTGACAACCAGCCAGTCAGCTTTAGATGACAAACTACAAAGGGCTGCCAATAAGTGCTTAGTTAATTATGGCTTTTTTATTGGGGCAACGGGCGATAATTTAACAGAATTAGTTTCTGCCCAACCCACTCCGGGTATTAAGATTTTTATGGGATCTATGCACGGTCAATTGCTGGTTGACCAGGAAACTGTACTAGAGCAGATTTTTGCTCATGGTAGTCGTTTAATTGCTGTTCATGCAGAGGACCAAGCGAGAATTAACCAGCGTCGTCAAGAGTTTGCTGGTATTCATGATCCGGCTATTCATTCCCAAATTCAAGATAATCAAGCTGCTTTGAATGCGACACAATTAGCATTGAAGCTTTCTAAAAAATATCAACGACGGTTACATATTCTGCATATGTCAACGGCTGAAGAGGCCGAGTTGCTACGTGAGGATAAACCGAGTTGGGTGACTGCCGAAGTGACACCACAACATTTGTTGTTAAATACCAGTGCTTATCAAACTATTGGCACATTCGCACAGATGAACCCACCTTTGCGATCGCCTCATGATAATGAAGTTCTCTGGCAAGCTTTACGAGATGGTGTAATTGATTTTATCGCTACTGACCACGCACCACACACTTTAGAAGAAAAAGGTCAAACTTACCCGAATACTCCTTCAGGTATGCCCGGTGTCGAAACCTCTCTACCTTTAATGTTAACCTCAGCAATGGCAGGAAAATGTACTGTTTCCCAAGTTGTGAACTGGATGTCTAAAGCAGTAGCTACCGCTTATGGTATTCCCAACAAGGGAGAAATTACCCCTGGTTACGATGCTGATTTAGTTTTAGTAGATTTAAACACCTACAAACCAGTAAAGCGGGAAGAAGTTTTAAGTAAATGTGGTTGGAGTTCCTTTGAAGGTTGGAATTTGACAGGGTGGCCTGTGACAACTATTGTTGGTGGTGAAATTGTTTATGATCAGGGAAAATTAAATACGGAAATTCGCGGACAAGCTTTAACTTTCCTGTCGTAAATAATTGTTTTTTCCCAAAAAATTAAAAAATTAAAGCGAATTTATTTTACACAGACTCGCCGAAAGTAGATTATTGGTAGATGG contains:
- a CDS encoding dihydroorotase, translated to MSSAKSLLIRQARVILPNGEFMIGDVLTQSGKIVEVASEISNATPTQEIDAQGLTLLPGVIDPQVHFREPGLEYKEDLFTASCACARGGVTSFLEMPNTRPLTTSQSALDDKLQRAANKCLVNYGFFIGATGDNLTELVSAQPTPGIKIFMGSMHGQLLVDQETVLEQIFAHGSRLIAVHAEDQARINQRRQEFAGIHDPAIHSQIQDNQAALNATQLALKLSKKYQRRLHILHMSTAEEAELLREDKPSWVTAEVTPQHLLLNTSAYQTIGTFAQMNPPLRSPHDNEVLWQALRDGVIDFIATDHAPHTLEEKGQTYPNTPSGMPGVETSLPLMLTSAMAGKCTVSQVVNWMSKAVATAYGIPNKGEITPGYDADLVLVDLNTYKPVKREEVLSKCGWSSFEGWNLTGWPVTTIVGGEIVYDQGKLNTEIRGQALTFLS